In Nilaparvata lugens isolate BPH chromosome 5, ASM1435652v1, whole genome shotgun sequence, the following proteins share a genomic window:
- the LOC120351286 gene encoding uncharacterized protein LOC120351286: MDLKMLVVFLVVVASAYARLHQTPPPEFDGRLINRPPPPKFDYYPRGRVVRSSPEAEPMHERIRRSPQDGKHGSVVVSGSRTEGRGGAPAQQSVRGDYNHNLWRGKNGATVDANAYYQRNWGAGPRQDYGGGIRASIPFGRR; encoded by the exons ATGGATCTGAAAATGCTGGTTGTTTTCCTCGTGGTGGTAGCGTCAGCCTATGCAAGGCTGCATCAGACGCCTCCTCCAGAATTCGATGGCAGACTCATAAACCGACCTCCTCCTCCAAAGTTCGATTATTACCCAAGAGGAAGAGTTGTAAGGAGTTCACCCGAAGCTGAACCCATG cATGAGCGCATTCGCCGATCGCCACAGGATGGGAAGCACGGCAGCGTGGTGGTTTCAGGAAGCAGAACAGAGGGGCGGGGAGGTGCACCCGCTCAGCAGTCAGTACGCGGCGACTACAACCACAACTTGTGGCGAGGCAAGAATGGCGCCACCGTCGACGCCAATGCCTACTATCAGCGCAACTGGGGCGCCGGGCCCAGGCAGGACTATGGCGGTGGTATTCGCGCATCCATCCCATTCGGTCGCCGATGA